In the Klebsiella aerogenes KCTC 2190 genome, one interval contains:
- a CDS encoding YpfN family protein — protein MEWLINHWWILVLVFLVGVMINVIKDLNRVDPKKYLDNKPDLPPHRDFNSKWDDDDDWPNKDQPKK, from the coding sequence ATGGAATGGCTTATCAATCACTGGTGGATTCTGGTGTTGGTATTTTTAGTCGGCGTGATGATCAACGTGATTAAAGATCTTAATCGCGTCGACCCGAAAAAATATCTCGATAACAAACCGGATCTGCCGCCGCATCGCGACTTCAATAGCAAGTGGGATGACGATGACGACTGGCCGAACAAAGACCAGCCGAAGAAGTAA
- the ypfM gene encoding protein YpfM yields the protein MIEHELGNWKDFIEDMLRK from the coding sequence ATGATTGAACATGAACTGGGGAACTGGAAAGATTTTATTGAAGACATGCTGCGTAAATAA
- a CDS encoding ArsC family reductase, translating to MLTMYGIKNCDTIKKARRWLEAHQIDYRFHDYRVDGLDRELLNTFIAELGWEALLNTRGTTWRKLDESVRTGIDNADAAAALMLEMPAIIKRPLLCAPGQPMLLGFSEANYEKFINEV from the coding sequence ATGTTGACCATGTACGGCATCAAAAACTGCGACACCATTAAAAAGGCCCGCCGCTGGCTGGAAGCCCATCAGATTGACTATCGCTTCCATGATTATCGTGTTGACGGACTGGACCGCGAATTGCTGAATACCTTTATTGCCGAATTAGGCTGGGAAGCGCTGCTTAACACCCGCGGCACCACCTGGCGCAAACTCGATGAATCGGTCCGCACTGGGATCGATAATGCCGATGCGGCGGCGGCATTGATGCTGGAAATGCCGGCAATTATCAAACGCCCATTGCTCTGCGCGCCCGGTCAGCCTATGCTGCTGGGCTTTAGCGAAGCAAACTACGAAAAATTTATTAACGAGGTGTAG
- the acrD gene encoding multidrug efflux RND transporter permease AcrD, with protein sequence MANFFIDRPIFAWVLAILLVLTGTLAILSLPVEQYPDLAPPNVRVTANYPGASAQTLENTVTQVIEQNMTGLDNLMYMSSQSSATGQATVTLSFTAGTDPDEAVQQVQNQLQSAMRKLPQAVQNQGVTVRKTGDTNILTLAFVSTDGSMDKQDIADYVASNVQDPLSRVNGVGDIDAYGSQYSMRIWLDPAKLNSYQMTAKDVTDAIESQNAQIAVGQLGGTPSVDKQALNATINSQSLLQTPQQFRDITLRVNQDGSEVTLGDVASVEMGAEKYDYLSRYNRQAASGLGIKLASGANEMATAERVIARLDELSQYFPHGLQYKVAYETTSFVKASITDVVKTLLEAILLVFLVMYLFLQNFRATLIPTIAVPVVLMGTFAVLYACGYSINTLTMFATVLAIGLLVDDAIVVVENVERIMSEEGLSPREATRKSMKQIQGALVGIAMVLSAVFVPMAFFGGTTGAIYRQFSITIVSAMVLSVLVAMILTPALCATLLKPIHKGEVHGQKGFFGWFNRAFNRSASRYETFVGKILHRSLRWILIYVLLLGGMVLLFLHLPTSFLPLEDRGMFTTSIQLPSGSTQQQTLKVVQKAEDYFLNNEKSNVESVFATVGSGPGGNGQNVARMFVRLKDWDQRDPKTGSSFAIIERATKAFNKIKEARVFASSPPAISGLGSSAGFDMELEDHAGNGHEALMSARDKLLELAANNDQLTRVRHNGLDDSPQLQVDIDQRKAQALGVSIDDINDTLQTAWGSSYVNDFMDRGRVKKVYVQAAAKYRMLPDDINLWYVRNSSGTMVPFSAFATSRWETGSPRLERYNGYSAVEIVGEAAPGVSTGTAMTIMEELAKQLPNGFGLEWTAMSYQERLSGAQAPALYAISLLVVFLCLAALYESWSVPFSVMLVVPLGVIGALLATWMRGLENDVYFQVGLLTVIGLSAKNAILIVEFANELNQKGEDLLIATLSACRQRLRPILMTSLAFIFGVLPMATSTGAGSGSQHAVGTGVMGGMLSATVLAIFFVPLFFVLVRRRFPLKERPE encoded by the coding sequence ATGGCGAATTTCTTTATCGATCGCCCCATCTTTGCCTGGGTTTTGGCTATTCTGTTGGTCCTGACCGGCACGTTGGCAATTTTGTCGCTCCCCGTAGAACAATATCCGGATTTGGCGCCGCCTAACGTCCGGGTGACGGCCAATTATCCCGGCGCCTCCGCGCAGACGCTAGAGAATACCGTGACCCAAGTTATCGAACAGAATATGACCGGCCTTGATAACCTCATGTACATGTCATCGCAGAGTAGCGCCACCGGTCAGGCAACGGTTACCCTGAGCTTTACCGCCGGTACCGACCCGGATGAAGCCGTGCAGCAGGTACAAAACCAGCTGCAATCGGCGATGCGTAAACTGCCGCAGGCGGTACAGAATCAGGGGGTCACGGTGCGCAAAACCGGCGACACCAACATTCTCACTCTTGCGTTTGTCTCTACCGACGGCAGCATGGATAAGCAGGATATTGCCGACTACGTCGCCAGTAACGTGCAGGATCCTCTAAGCCGCGTCAACGGCGTCGGCGATATCGACGCCTACGGTTCGCAGTACTCGATGCGCATCTGGCTCGATCCGGCGAAACTCAACAGCTATCAGATGACGGCGAAAGATGTGACTGACGCCATCGAATCGCAGAACGCGCAGATTGCCGTCGGCCAGTTGGGCGGTACCCCGTCGGTGGATAAACAGGCGCTGAACGCCACCATCAACTCACAATCGCTGCTACAAACGCCACAGCAGTTCCGCGATATTACCCTGCGCGTGAATCAGGATGGTTCGGAAGTCACGCTGGGCGATGTCGCCAGCGTCGAAATGGGCGCTGAAAAATATGATTATCTGAGCCGCTATAATCGTCAGGCCGCTTCGGGACTGGGAATTAAGCTCGCCTCCGGCGCCAACGAAATGGCCACCGCCGAGCGCGTTATCGCCCGTCTTGATGAACTGTCGCAATATTTCCCGCACGGACTGCAGTATAAAGTCGCCTACGAGACCACCTCTTTTGTAAAAGCCTCGATTACCGATGTGGTGAAAACGCTGCTGGAGGCGATTCTGCTGGTGTTCCTGGTCATGTATTTGTTCTTGCAGAACTTCCGCGCGACCCTGATCCCGACCATCGCCGTGCCGGTGGTATTGATGGGCACCTTCGCGGTGCTTTACGCCTGCGGTTACAGTATTAACACCCTGACGATGTTCGCGACGGTGCTGGCTATCGGCCTGCTGGTCGATGACGCCATCGTCGTGGTCGAAAACGTCGAGCGCATTATGAGCGAAGAAGGTCTTTCGCCGCGCGAAGCGACGCGAAAATCGATGAAGCAGATCCAGGGGGCGCTGGTCGGTATCGCCATGGTCCTTTCGGCGGTATTCGTCCCTATGGCCTTCTTCGGCGGCACCACCGGCGCCATTTACCGCCAGTTCTCCATTACCATCGTTTCAGCAATGGTGCTGTCGGTGCTGGTAGCGATGATCCTCACCCCGGCGCTGTGCGCCACGCTGTTAAAACCGATTCACAAAGGCGAAGTACATGGTCAAAAAGGGTTCTTTGGCTGGTTTAACCGCGCCTTCAACCGCAGCGCCAGCCGCTATGAAACTTTCGTAGGCAAAATTCTCCACCGCTCGCTGCGCTGGATTTTGATTTACGTCCTGCTGCTCGGCGGCATGGTGCTGCTGTTCCTGCATCTGCCGACTTCGTTCCTGCCGCTGGAAGACCGCGGTATGTTCACCACCTCGATACAGCTTCCGAGCGGTTCCACCCAACAGCAGACGCTGAAAGTGGTGCAGAAAGCGGAGGATTATTTCCTTAATAACGAGAAGAGTAACGTCGAGTCGGTATTTGCTACCGTCGGCTCCGGCCCCGGCGGCAACGGCCAGAACGTCGCTCGTATGTTTGTCCGCCTGAAAGACTGGGACCAGCGCGACCCAAAAACCGGCTCCTCGTTCGCTATCATTGAGCGTGCGACCAAAGCCTTCAATAAAATTAAAGAAGCGCGCGTGTTTGCCAGCAGCCCACCGGCCATCAGCGGCCTTGGCAGCTCCGCGGGCTTCGATATGGAGCTCGAAGACCACGCCGGTAACGGTCACGAGGCACTGATGTCAGCACGCGACAAGCTGCTGGAGCTGGCGGCGAACAACGACCAGCTCACCCGCGTGCGCCACAACGGTCTGGACGACAGCCCGCAGCTACAGGTTGATATCGACCAGCGTAAAGCCCAGGCGCTGGGGGTCTCTATTGATGATATTAACGATACGCTGCAGACCGCCTGGGGTTCGAGCTACGTAAACGACTTTATGGATCGCGGACGCGTGAAGAAGGTCTACGTCCAGGCAGCGGCGAAATATCGCATGCTGCCTGACGATATCAATTTGTGGTATGTGCGTAACAGTAGCGGCACCATGGTACCGTTCTCCGCCTTCGCCACCTCGCGTTGGGAAACGGGGTCACCGCGCCTCGAACGTTACAATGGCTACTCAGCGGTCGAGATCGTCGGTGAGGCCGCGCCAGGCGTCAGTACCGGTACCGCCATGACCATCATGGAAGAGTTAGCCAAACAGCTACCGAACGGTTTCGGCCTTGAATGGACGGCGATGTCCTATCAGGAGCGTTTGTCTGGCGCTCAGGCGCCTGCCCTGTACGCCATTTCTCTGCTGGTGGTGTTCCTGTGTCTGGCGGCGCTATATGAAAGCTGGTCGGTACCATTCTCGGTGATGCTGGTGGTGCCGCTGGGGGTTATCGGCGCGCTGCTGGCGACCTGGATGCGCGGCCTGGAAAACGACGTCTACTTCCAGGTTGGTCTGTTGACGGTCATCGGCCTGTCGGCAAAGAACGCCATCCTGATTGTTGAGTTCGCCAACGAACTGAACCAGAAAGGCGAAGATCTGCTGATCGCCACGCTATCGGCCTGCCGCCAGCGTCTACGCCCGATACTGATGACCTCGCTGGCGTTTATCTTCGGCGTGCTGCCAATGGCCACCAGTACCGGCGCGGGTTCCGGCAGTCAGCATGCGGTCGGTACCGGCGTCATGGGCGGGATGCTCTCCGCCACCGTGCTGGCCATCTTCTTTGTGCCGCTGTTCTTCGTGTTGGTGCGCCGCCGCTTCCCGCTGAAAGAGAGGCCGGAATAA
- the ypfH gene encoding esterase: MKHDHFIVQSPATPAQQLLLLFHGVGDNPVSMGQIGSWFAPQFPNALIVSIGGAEPCGPAPARQWFSVQGVTEENRQQRIDAIMPTFIETVRYWQKQSGLGPQATALIGFSQGAIMSLESIKAEPGLASRVIAFNGRYASLPQTATTQTTVHLIHGGEDRVIDLAWAVSAQERLQELGGDVTLDIVEDLGHAIDDRSMQFALDRLRYTVPKHYFDEALSGGTPKDDDIIEML, translated from the coding sequence ATGAAACACGATCACTTTATTGTTCAGAGCCCGGCAACACCTGCGCAACAGTTGCTGCTGCTGTTTCATGGCGTTGGCGATAATCCGGTTTCGATGGGGCAAATTGGTAGCTGGTTTGCGCCGCAATTTCCCAATGCGCTCATTGTCAGTATCGGTGGCGCAGAACCCTGCGGCCCGGCGCCGGCGCGGCAGTGGTTTTCGGTGCAAGGCGTGACGGAAGAGAATCGTCAGCAACGCATCGATGCCATTATGCCGACCTTTATTGAAACGGTGCGCTACTGGCAAAAACAGAGCGGTTTAGGCCCACAGGCGACGGCGCTGATCGGTTTTTCGCAGGGGGCGATTATGTCGCTTGAGAGTATTAAAGCCGAGCCAGGGCTGGCGTCGCGTGTGATTGCCTTTAACGGCCGTTACGCGTCGTTGCCGCAAACGGCGACCACGCAAACCACCGTGCATCTGATCCACGGCGGCGAGGATCGGGTGATCGATCTGGCGTGGGCGGTTTCCGCGCAGGAGCGGCTGCAGGAACTGGGGGGAGATGTCACGCTGGATATCGTTGAAGATCTCGGACATGCCATTGATGACCGGAGCATGCAGTTTGCCCTTGACCGTCTGCGTTATACCGTACCGAAGCACTATTTTGATGAAGCGCTAAGCGGCGGTACGCCGAAAGATGACGATATTATCGAAATGCTGTAA
- a CDS encoding tRNA(Met) cytidine acetyltransferase TmcA gives METLLDLTARMAREGIRRLLVLSGDEHWCLAQAVELRERLGGDSLWVGALPQQEPCVAPGALKTLLGREFLHAFFDARHGFDVAAFAALGGTLRAGSWLVLLAPDFARWPEQADGDSLRWSETSEPIATPNFVHRCLQLFSADPEVALWRQGDGLRLPEAAPRRHWHAADGYPQAEQAAILSSLLSSPPEIAAVTAGRGRGKSALAGMLIHQLAGSAIVTAPTRDATAVIAAFAGEKMRFMAPDALLASDAKADWLVVDEAAAIPAPTLRQLTARFPHTLLTTTVQGYEGTGRGFLLKFCASFPTLRRYNLSSPIRWAPGCPLESVIDRLLLFNDEAFLHVPHGEPQLETLSQDAWREQPTRPSEAYQLLSGAHYRTSPLDLRRMMDAPGQHFTVARCGDGVAGAVWLVEEGGLEPELSRAVWAGYRRPRGNLVAQSLAAHGGSPLAATLTGRRVSRIAVHPARQREGLGQRLIAHAVKQTHGCDYLSVSFGYTPELWRFWQRCGFLLVRMGTHREASSGCYTAMALYPLSAAGQQLAWREHQRLARDERWLSQWRDERAPVTADETAMLTEEDWLEIAGFAFAHRPLLTAVGSLNRLLQVTPLPLVALRARLAQHDEAALCANLGLSGRKALLGRLREEAAAALSGLDPARAQRLDEWVRKLQFF, from the coding sequence ATGGAAACGCTGCTTGACCTGACCGCGCGGATGGCGCGCGAGGGTATTCGTCGCCTGCTGGTGCTCAGCGGCGACGAACATTGGTGTCTGGCGCAGGCCGTTGAGCTGCGAGAGCGGCTGGGCGGCGATAGTCTGTGGGTCGGCGCGTTGCCGCAGCAGGAACCCTGCGTGGCGCCGGGCGCGCTGAAAACGCTGCTCGGGCGCGAGTTCCTGCATGCCTTCTTCGATGCTCGTCACGGTTTTGACGTGGCGGCTTTTGCTGCCCTCGGCGGTACGCTGCGCGCCGGCAGTTGGTTAGTGCTCCTGGCGCCGGATTTTGCCCGCTGGCCTGAGCAGGCGGATGGGGATTCGCTGCGCTGGAGCGAGACGTCTGAACCGATCGCCACCCCTAACTTTGTCCATCGTTGTCTTCAACTCTTTAGCGCGGATCCTGAGGTCGCGCTGTGGCGACAGGGCGACGGCTTACGGTTGCCGGAGGCCGCGCCGCGCAGGCACTGGCATGCTGCCGATGGCTACCCGCAGGCCGAACAGGCCGCCATTCTTTCGTCACTACTGTCATCGCCCCCGGAAATTGCCGCCGTCACCGCCGGGCGCGGGCGCGGTAAATCTGCGCTGGCGGGAATGTTGATCCATCAGCTCGCCGGCTCCGCCATCGTCACCGCGCCGACGCGCGACGCGACAGCGGTCATCGCCGCTTTTGCGGGGGAGAAGATGCGCTTTATGGCGCCTGATGCCCTGCTGGCAAGCGACGCGAAAGCCGACTGGCTGGTGGTTGATGAGGCCGCCGCTATCCCCGCGCCGACGCTACGCCAGCTGACGGCGCGGTTTCCCCATACGCTGTTAACGACGACGGTTCAGGGCTATGAGGGTACCGGTCGCGGCTTCTTATTGAAATTTTGCGCCAGTTTCCCAACGCTACGGCGGTATAACCTGTCGTCGCCGATTCGCTGGGCGCCGGGTTGCCCGCTGGAGTCGGTTATCGACCGGTTATTATTATTTAACGATGAGGCGTTTCTCCATGTGCCACATGGGGAACCGCAGCTGGAGACGTTAAGCCAGGATGCCTGGCGCGAACAACCCACGCGCCCATCAGAGGCTTATCAACTGCTTTCCGGCGCGCATTACCGCACTTCGCCGCTGGATTTGCGCAGGATGATGGATGCGCCGGGCCAGCACTTTACCGTGGCTCGCTGCGGGGATGGCGTCGCTGGCGCGGTGTGGCTGGTGGAGGAGGGAGGGCTTGAACCTGAACTTAGCCGTGCCGTCTGGGCTGGATATCGCCGCCCGCGCGGCAATCTTGTGGCCCAGTCATTGGCCGCGCATGGCGGCAGCCCGCTGGCGGCGACGCTGACCGGCAGGCGCGTCAGCCGTATTGCCGTACATCCAGCGCGTCAGCGCGAAGGGCTGGGGCAGCGTTTAATCGCCCATGCCGTCAAGCAGACGCACGGCTGTGACTATCTCTCCGTCAGCTTTGGTTATACCCCTGAACTATGGCGCTTCTGGCAGCGCTGCGGTTTTCTGCTGGTGCGGATGGGCACGCATCGCGAGGCGAGCAGCGGTTGCTATACGGCGATGGCGCTTTATCCGCTCAGTGCAGCGGGGCAGCAGCTGGCCTGGCGCGAACATCAACGGCTGGCGCGGGATGAACGCTGGCTAAGTCAGTGGCGTGACGAACGCGCTCCGGTGACGGCGGATGAAACAGCTATGCTTACTGAGGAGGACTGGCTGGAGATTGCCGGTTTTGCCTTTGCGCATCGTCCACTGCTGACGGCGGTTGGGAGTCTGAACCGGCTTCTGCAGGTGACGCCGCTGCCGTTAGTGGCGCTTCGAGCGCGATTAGCGCAGCACGATGAGGCAGCGCTGTGCGCAAACCTTGGTTTATCCGGGCGCAAGGCGCTGTTGGGGCGACTGCGGGAAGAGGCGGCGGCGGCGCTGTCAGGCCTCGATCCTGCCCGCGCGCAACGGCTGGACGAGTGGGTCAGGAAGCTGCAATTTTTTTAA
- the dapE gene encoding succinyl-diaminopimelate desuccinylase has product MSCPVIELAQQLIRRPSLSPNDAGCQALMIERLRAIGFTVEAMDFGDTQNFWAWRGQGETLAFAGHTDVVPAGDADRWINPPFEPTIRDGMLFGRGAADMKGSLAAMVVAAERFVAQYPNHKGRLAFLITSDEEASATHGTVKVVETLMARNERLDYCLVGEPSSTEVVGDVVKNGRRGSLTCNLTIHGVQGHVAYPHLADNPVHRAAPMLAELVAIEWDKGNEYFPPTSMQIANVQSGTGSNNVIPGDMFVQFNFRFSTELTDEMIKARIIALLEKYQLRYTVEWWLSGQPFLTGRGNLVDAVVNAIEHYNEVKPQLLTTGGTSDGRFIARMGAQVVELGPVNATIHKINECVNAADLQLLARMYQRIMEQLVA; this is encoded by the coding sequence ATGTCTTGCCCGGTCATTGAGCTGGCTCAGCAGCTTATTCGCCGCCCTTCCCTTAGCCCCAATGATGCGGGATGCCAGGCGTTAATGATTGAACGTCTGCGGGCGATCGGTTTTACCGTTGAAGCAATGGACTTCGGCGATACGCAAAATTTCTGGGCCTGGCGTGGACAGGGTGAAACGCTGGCCTTTGCCGGCCATACCGATGTGGTGCCGGCCGGCGACGCCGACCGCTGGATCAATCCGCCGTTTGAACCAACTATTCGCGATGGTATGCTGTTTGGCCGCGGCGCGGCGGATATGAAAGGGTCGTTGGCGGCGATGGTTGTCGCCGCCGAGCGCTTTGTCGCGCAGTATCCGAACCACAAAGGCCGTCTGGCGTTTCTCATCACCTCAGATGAAGAAGCCAGCGCCACCCATGGCACGGTAAAAGTGGTCGAAACGCTGATGGCGCGTAACGAGCGCCTTGATTACTGCCTGGTCGGCGAACCTTCAAGTACCGAAGTGGTTGGCGATGTCGTGAAAAATGGCCGTCGCGGTTCACTCACCTGTAACCTGACGATTCATGGAGTCCAGGGCCACGTCGCTTATCCGCACCTCGCCGATAACCCGGTACACCGCGCGGCGCCGATGCTGGCGGAGCTGGTGGCTATCGAATGGGATAAAGGCAATGAGTACTTCCCGCCGACCAGCATGCAAATCGCCAACGTGCAGTCCGGCACCGGCAGTAACAACGTCATCCCAGGCGATATGTTCGTTCAGTTCAACTTCCGTTTCAGCACCGAGCTGACCGACGAGATGATCAAGGCGCGCATCATCGCGCTGCTGGAGAAATATCAGCTGCGCTATACCGTCGAATGGTGGCTTTCCGGCCAGCCATTCCTGACCGGCCGCGGCAATCTTGTCGATGCGGTAGTGAACGCCATTGAGCACTATAATGAAGTAAAACCGCAGTTGCTAACCACCGGCGGTACCTCTGACGGACGCTTTATCGCCCGCATGGGCGCGCAGGTAGTTGAACTGGGTCCGGTGAATGCGACCATTCATAAAATTAATGAATGCGTCAATGCCGCCGACCTGCAGCTGCTGGCGCGGATGTATCAACGCATCATGGAACAACTGGTCGCCTGA
- a CDS encoding neutral zinc metallopeptidase, translating to MRWQGRRESDNVEDRRSDSGSPLGGGGGGFRIPSGKGGIVLLIIVLVAGYYGVDLTGMLTGEPMPQQQTSTQRSISPKDDEAAKFTSVILATTEDTWGPIFEKMGRQYVQPKLVMYRGATRTGCGTGQSVMGPFYCPADSTVYIDLSFYDEMKNKLGADGDFAQGYVIAHEVGHHVQKLLGIEPKVRQMQQQASQTEVNRLSVKMELQADCFAGVWGNNMQKQDVMETGDLQEALNAAEAIGDDRLQEQSQGRVVPDSFTHGTSQQRYTWFKRGFDSGDPSQCNTFGSALR from the coding sequence ATGCGCTGGCAAGGGCGTCGTGAAAGCGACAATGTGGAAGACAGACGTAGTGATTCAGGTTCGCCGCTGGGCGGCGGCGGTGGCGGTTTCCGTATTCCAAGCGGTAAAGGCGGCATCGTCCTGCTAATTATCGTTCTGGTGGCGGGTTACTATGGCGTGGATTTAACCGGCATGCTGACCGGCGAACCGATGCCGCAGCAGCAAACTTCAACCCAGCGTTCGATCAGCCCGAAGGATGATGAAGCGGCGAAGTTCACCTCCGTTATTCTGGCCACTACCGAAGATACCTGGGGGCCTATTTTTGAAAAGATGGGGCGGCAATACGTACAGCCGAAGCTGGTGATGTATCGCGGCGCGACCCGTACCGGCTGCGGCACCGGTCAATCGGTGATGGGGCCGTTCTACTGCCCGGCGGACAGCACGGTCTATATCGACCTGTCATTCTATGACGAGATGAAAAACAAACTCGGCGCTGACGGCGACTTTGCGCAGGGCTACGTGATTGCGCACGAAGTCGGCCACCATGTGCAGAAGCTGCTCGGCATCGAACCTAAGGTCCGTCAGATGCAGCAGCAGGCTTCGCAGACTGAAGTGAACCGCCTGTCGGTGAAAATGGAGCTGCAGGCAGACTGCTTTGCGGGCGTCTGGGGCAATAACATGCAAAAACAGGATGTGATGGAAACCGGCGATCTGCAAGAGGCGCTCAATGCCGCTGAGGCCATCGGCGACGATCGTCTGCAGGAGCAGAGCCAGGGCCGCGTGGTGCCGGACAGCTTCACCCATGGGACCTCCCAGCAGCGCTATACGTGGTTCAAACGCGGTTTCGATAGCGGCGATCCTTCGCAGTGTAATACCTTCGGCAGCGCGCTTCGCTAA
- the aegA gene encoding formate-dependent uric acid utilization protein AegA, whose product MNHFIMSDSRKCIGCRGCEVACVMAHNGEQHVLTPQRFLPRITVIKNQKQRNAVTCRHCEGAPCVRSCPNGAISQQDDSVLVHGEKCIGCKSCVVACPFGVMQIVVTPDGRATAHKCDLCHERQAGPACVQNCPAQALQLATDSTLSEMAKTRRLRAARADAASWQHRTLTALASTFGDKASQMAATPARGEADKLAANARKQHFGEIYLPFSAEQARRETQRCLKCGDRSICEWACPLHNHIPQWIERVKAGDIASAVELSHQTNCLPEITGRVCPQDRLCEGACTLRDESGSVTIGNIERYISDQALADGWRPNLSAVKASGKKVAIIGAGPAGLACADLLARSGVAPVVFDRHPEIGGLLTFGIPPFKLDKSLLARRREIFSQMGIRFELNCEVGKDIELAQLLADYDAVFVGAGTYRSMKADLPNEEAPGVYEALPFLIANTKQVMGLEALADEPYIDTAGLNVVVLGGGDTAMDCVRTALRHGAQRVTCAYRRDEANMPGSKKEVKNAREEGANFEFNVQPITLELGEDGRVSGVRFLRTQLGEPDAQGRRSPSPIPGSEFVMPADAVIMAFGFHPHSMPWLEAAGVQLDSRGRIKANVESRYRYQTSNQKIFAGGDAVRGADLVVTAMAEGRHAAQGIIDYLGVASALPH is encoded by the coding sequence ATGAACCACTTTATTATGAGCGATAGTCGCAAATGCATCGGATGCAGGGGCTGCGAAGTGGCCTGCGTGATGGCGCATAATGGCGAACAACATGTCTTGACCCCACAGCGCTTTTTGCCGCGTATTACCGTTATTAAAAACCAGAAACAGCGTAACGCGGTAACCTGTCGTCACTGTGAAGGCGCGCCCTGCGTGCGTAGCTGCCCTAATGGCGCCATTAGCCAGCAGGATGACAGCGTATTGGTGCATGGAGAAAAATGTATTGGCTGTAAATCCTGCGTGGTGGCTTGCCCCTTTGGCGTGATGCAAATCGTCGTCACGCCAGACGGCAGGGCAACGGCGCACAAGTGCGACTTATGCCATGAGCGCCAAGCCGGGCCGGCCTGCGTGCAGAATTGTCCGGCGCAGGCATTACAGCTGGCGACCGATTCCACGCTAAGCGAGATGGCGAAAACGCGGCGCCTGCGGGCAGCGCGTGCGGATGCGGCGTCGTGGCAACATCGTACTTTGACCGCTTTAGCGTCAACCTTTGGCGATAAGGCCAGCCAGATGGCGGCCACGCCCGCGCGCGGCGAGGCGGATAAACTGGCGGCTAATGCGCGTAAACAGCACTTTGGCGAAATCTATTTGCCCTTCAGCGCCGAACAGGCGCGGCGGGAAACGCAACGCTGTCTGAAATGCGGCGATCGCAGCATCTGCGAGTGGGCCTGTCCGCTGCATAACCATATTCCGCAGTGGATCGAGCGGGTAAAAGCCGGCGACATCGCCAGCGCCGTTGAGCTTTCCCATCAAACCAACTGTCTGCCGGAAATAACCGGCCGCGTCTGCCCGCAGGATCGCCTGTGCGAAGGCGCCTGCACGCTGCGCGACGAGAGCGGCTCGGTGACTATCGGCAACATCGAACGCTATATCTCCGACCAGGCGCTGGCCGACGGCTGGCGCCCGAACCTTTCGGCGGTAAAAGCCAGCGGCAAGAAGGTTGCCATCATCGGCGCCGGGCCTGCGGGCCTGGCCTGCGCCGACCTTCTGGCGCGTAGCGGCGTGGCGCCGGTGGTGTTCGATCGCCACCCGGAAATCGGCGGCTTGCTGACTTTCGGTATTCCGCCTTTCAAGCTGGATAAATCATTGCTGGCCCGTCGGCGCGAGATTTTCAGCCAAATGGGCATCCGCTTTGAACTGAACTGCGAGGTGGGCAAAGACATCGAACTCGCTCAACTGCTTGCAGACTATGACGCGGTTTTCGTCGGCGCCGGTACCTATCGCTCGATGAAAGCCGATCTGCCCAATGAGGAGGCGCCGGGCGTGTATGAAGCGCTGCCGTTCCTTATCGCCAACACTAAACAAGTGATGGGGCTGGAAGCGCTGGCCGATGAACCTTATATCGATACCGCCGGGCTGAATGTTGTCGTGCTGGGGGGCGGCGATACGGCGATGGACTGCGTGCGTACCGCGCTGCGCCACGGCGCGCAACGGGTCACCTGCGCCTATCGTCGGGATGAAGCTAACATGCCGGGGTCGAAAAAAGAGGTCAAAAACGCCCGCGAAGAAGGGGCGAACTTTGAATTCAATGTTCAGCCGATCACCCTTGAGCTCGGCGAGGACGGCCGGGTCAGCGGCGTGCGTTTTCTGCGTACCCAGCTTGGCGAACCGGACGCACAGGGTCGCCGCAGCCCGTCGCCGATCCCCGGCAGCGAATTTGTGATGCCTGCCGATGCGGTCATTATGGCGTTTGGTTTCCACCCGCATTCGATGCCGTGGCTGGAAGCCGCAGGGGTACAGTTGGACAGTCGCGGGCGGATCAAGGCGAACGTGGAGAGCCGCTATCGTTACCAGACCAGTAATCAGAAGATCTTTGCCGGCGGCGACGCGGTACGCGGCGCGGATTTGGTGGTGACGGCGATGGCGGAAGGGCGGCATGCCGCGCAGGGGATCATAGACTATCTTGGTGTCGCTTCCGCACTGCCGCACTAA